In one window of Nicotiana tabacum cultivar K326 chromosome 12, ASM71507v2, whole genome shotgun sequence DNA:
- the LOC107809798 gene encoding type IV inositol polyphosphate 5-phosphatase 3-like isoform X3: MHKECCTLLFTQHRFQEVIPLNAGNIFGAEDSRPISVWEDIIRESLNKVPPVNKFKSFSDPPSPSRFKPSEDAPDIEEEIAFESDSGSEEEIFPINEESSDFVEIKNGRVTRDGTIVKNDVAVLNKTWSLNPINEEFERQFSSPRRLDRLYCFRPDEDEEEEAGESNAQFAKKLTKTISGTERIGLCWPERPLDLLGQHVSERPDSFKPMKSFKASKSFKTYSSFKLNANGPNRTQSDATLLAELDLEALINRKRKPSYVRIVSKQMVGVFLSVWVRRSLRKHIQNLNVDTVGVGVMGFIGNKGSVSVSMSIYQTFFCFICSHLTSGEKEADAVKRNTDVHEIHRRTHFNAFSRIGLPKSIHDHERIIWLGDLNYRINLSYERTRELISKKDWCQLIESDQLSKEFKKGRAFDGWSEGTLNFPPTYKYEVNSEKYCGEDPKAGRRNPAWCDRILSFGKGIRLLSYGRSELKFSDHRPVSATYMVEVEVFSPRKLQRALTFTDAEIEKEEMVTDMGRESGMSRFISEQDDSYWMR, translated from the exons ATGCATAAAGAGTGTTGTACATTGCTCTTCACACAACATAG ATTTCAGGAAGTTATACCATTAAATGCTGGCAATATCTTTGGTGCTGAAGATAGCCGCCCCATTTCAGTTTGGGAGGACATCATTCGCGAAAGTCTGAATAAAGTCCCACCAGTGAATAAGTTTAAATCCTTTAGTGATCCTCCTTCACCATCAAGGTTTAAGCCATCTGAAGATGCCCCTGATATAGAAGAAGAAATTGCCTTTGAATCTGACAGTGGTAGCGAGgaggaaatttttccaataaatgaaGAGTCCAGTGACTTTGTTGAAATCAAGAATGGACGAGTCACCAGGGATGGTACCATTGTGAAAAATGATGTAGCTGTTTTGAACAAAACTTGGAGTTTGAACCCAATcaatgaggagtttgaaaggcaATTTTCTTCTCCAAGGAGGCTAGACAGGCTATATTGCTTTAGACcagatgaggatgaagaagaagaagcaggagAATCAAATGCTCAGTTTGcaaaaaaattgacaaaaacaATTAGTGGGACAGAGAGAATTGGTCTTTGCTGGCCAGAGCGACCGTTGGATCTTTTGGGCCAGCATGTTTCAGaaagacctgattcctttaaaccTATGAAATCATTCAAAGCTTCTAAATCTTTTAAAACTTACAGTTCTTTTAAGTTGAATGCTAATGGTCCAAATAGAACACAATCAGATGCAACTCTGCTCGCGGAACTAGACCTTGAAGCTTTGATAAATCGGAAAAGAAAACCATCTTATGTGAGGATTGTAAGCAAGCAAATGGTTGGAGTTTTTCTTAGCGTATGGGTTCGTAGGAGCCTACGAAAGCATATACAGAATTTGAATGTGGATACAGTTGGTGTTGGCGTAATGGGCTTCATAGGTAACAAG GGATCAGTATCTGTGAGCATGTCTATATATCagactttcttttgctttatctGTTCTCACCTAACATCGGGTGAGAAGGaggcagatgcagtcaaaagaaaCACTGATGTCCATGAAATTCATCGACGAACACATTTCAATGCATTCTCTAGGATCGGACTTCCTAAGAGCATCCATGATCATGA GCGAATAATCTGGCTGGGAGATCTTAATTATCGTATTAATTTGTCGTATGAGAGAACAAGGGAGCTGATATCAAAAAAGGACTGGTGTCAGTTAATTGAGAGCGATCAG CTCAGCAAAGAGTTCAAGAAAGGTCGTGCATTTGATGGGTGGTCTGAAGGTACTTTAAACTTTCCGCCGACTTATAAATATGAAGTAAACTCAGAGAAGTATTGCGGAGAGGATCCAAAGGCCGGGAGACGTAATCCAGCATG GTGTGATCGAATTCTATCATTCGGGAAGGGGATAAGGCTACTGAGTTACGGGAGATCTGAACTTAAGTTTTCAGATCATCGACCTGTCTCTGCCACATATATGGTAGAGGTTGAGGTATTTAGCCCAAGGAAGTTGCAACGGGCCCTCACTTTTACTGATGCTGAAATTGAAAAGGAGGAAATGGTTACAGATATGGGAAGAGAGAGTGGAATGAGTCGATTCATTTCAGAGCAG GACGATTCTTATTGGATGCGCTAA
- the LOC107809794 gene encoding uncharacterized protein LOC107809794, which produces MLTFEIQIRISTSILIMFIAKALRATAFGIYGYMNFTKSGFAEHAKKFKPEDMQVQMEGKNCIVTGANSGIGFATAEGLASRGATVYMLCRNKERGEAALTKIHSITGNKNVYLEVCDISSVSDVKSFASRFCSKDVPVHVLVNNAGLLETNCVITPEGYELSFATNVLGTYTLTELMLPLLEKAAPDARVITVASGGMYTAPLTTDLQFSGNKFDGVEQYARNKRVQVALTEKWAEMYKDKGVGFYSMHPGWAETPGVSKSLPDFSKSFEGKLRSSEEGADTVIWLALQPKEKLVSGQFYFDRAEAPKHLPLTGTNNSHSTIDSIIEKLRSFADL; this is translated from the exons ATGCTTACTTTTGAAATTCAAATTCGTATCTCCACTTCAATTCTCATCATGTTTATTGCCAAA GCATTGAGAGCTACGGCATTTGGGATTTATGGCTATATGAATTTCACAAAGTCTGGTTTTGC GGAACACGCGAAAAAGTTTAAGCCAGAGGATATGCAAGTTCAAATGGAAGGGAAGAATTGCATTGTCACAGGTGCAAATTCCGGCATTGGTTTTGCAACTGCTGAAGGCCTCGCTTCACG TGGGGCGACTGTCTACATGTTATGCCGTAATAAGGAGAGGGGAGAGGCCGCTCTTACCAAAATTCACTCAATCACTGGAAACAAAAATGTTTACTTGGAG GTCTGTGACATTTCATCAGTCAGTGATGTCAAATCCTTCGCTTCTAGATTTTGTTCAAAAGATGTGCCGGTCCATGTCCTG GTGAATAATGCTGGCCTGCTTGAAACAAATTGTGTCATCACTCCAGAAGG ATATGAGCTGAGTTTTGCTACCAATGTTCTTGGCACTTACACCTTGACAGAGTTGATGCTACCTCTCCTTGAGAAGGCGGCACCTGATGCTCGTGTTATCACAGTTGCCTCTGGGGGGATGTACACAGCTCCACTGACAACCGATTTACAG TTTAGTGGTAACAAGTTTGATGGGGTGGAACAGTATGCTCGGAACAAGAGAGTTCAG GTTGCATTGACAGAAAAATGGGCTGAAATGTACAAGGATAAAGGTGTAGGTTTCTACTCCATGCATCCAGGGTGGGCCGAAACGCCTGGAGTATCCAAGAGTTTGCCGGATTTTTCAAAATC GTTTGAAGGAAAACTTAGAAGTAGTGAGGAAGGTGCAGATACAGTAATCTGGTTGGCTTTACAACCAAAAGAGAAGTTGGTTTCTGGACAATTTTATTTTGATAGAGCTGAAGCACCTAAACATCTGCCACTCACAGGCACCAACAACTCCCATTCCACTATAGACTCCATAATCGAGAAACTTAGATCTTTTGCCGACTTATGA
- the LOC107809798 gene encoding type IV inositol polyphosphate 5-phosphatase 3-like isoform X2, giving the protein MKLGSRQQHQTQLFWPRVVMRKWLNISAKDSDYSADPDSDSGSGSDPEQELCDWPRQSRLNDAKGSQVDINDALPRIRRRKSETFRAQYINTKEIKVCVGTWNVAGKFPSENLELDSWLDVNEPADIYVIGFQEVIPLNAGNIFGAEDSRPISVWEDIIRESLNKVPPVNKFKSFSDPPSPSRFKPSEDAPDIEEEIAFESDSGSEEEIFPINEESSDFVEIKNGRVTRDGTIVKNDVAVLNKTWSLNPINEEFERQFSSPRRLDRLYCFRPDEDEEEEAGESNAQFAKKLTKTISGTERIGLCWPERPLDLLGQHVSERPDSFKPMKSFKASKSFKTYSSFKLNANGPNRTQSDATLLAELDLEALINRKRKPSYVRIVSKQMVGVFLSVWVRRSLRKHIQNLNVDTVGVGVMGFIGNKGSVSVSMSIYQTFFCFICSHLTSGEKEADAVKRNTDVHEIHRRTHFNAFSRIGLPKSIHDHERIIWLGDLNYRINLSYERTRELISKKDWCQLIESDQLSKEFKKGRAFDGWSEGTLNFPPTYKYEVNSEKYCGEDPKAGRRNPAWCDRILSFGKGIRLLSYGRSELKFSDHRPVSATYMVEVEVFSPRKLQRALTFTDAEIEKEEMVTDMGRESGMSRFISEQDDSYWMR; this is encoded by the exons atgaaacTCGGCTCAAGGCAACAGCATCAAACTCAG CTTTTTTGGCCGCGAGTGGTGATGCGCAAATGGCTCAATATTAGTGCTAAGGATTCCGATTATAGTGCTGACCCTGACTCTGATTCCGGCTCCGGCTCCGATCCCGAACAAG AACTCTGTGACTGGCCGAGGCAGTCGCGGTTGAACGATGCCAAAGGCAGCCAAGTTGATATCAACG ATGCTCTTCCCAGGATAAGAAGACGAAAGTCAGAAACATTTAGGGCACAGTACATTAACACGAAGGAAATTAA GGTATGCGTTGGCACATGGAATGTTGCTGGAAAATTTCCTTCAGAAAATCTTGAACTTGATAGCTGGTTGGATGTTAATGAGCCTGCTGACATCTATGTGATTGG ATTTCAGGAAGTTATACCATTAAATGCTGGCAATATCTTTGGTGCTGAAGATAGCCGCCCCATTTCAGTTTGGGAGGACATCATTCGCGAAAGTCTGAATAAAGTCCCACCAGTGAATAAGTTTAAATCCTTTAGTGATCCTCCTTCACCATCAAGGTTTAAGCCATCTGAAGATGCCCCTGATATAGAAGAAGAAATTGCCTTTGAATCTGACAGTGGTAGCGAGgaggaaatttttccaataaatgaaGAGTCCAGTGACTTTGTTGAAATCAAGAATGGACGAGTCACCAGGGATGGTACCATTGTGAAAAATGATGTAGCTGTTTTGAACAAAACTTGGAGTTTGAACCCAATcaatgaggagtttgaaaggcaATTTTCTTCTCCAAGGAGGCTAGACAGGCTATATTGCTTTAGACcagatgaggatgaagaagaagaagcaggagAATCAAATGCTCAGTTTGcaaaaaaattgacaaaaacaATTAGTGGGACAGAGAGAATTGGTCTTTGCTGGCCAGAGCGACCGTTGGATCTTTTGGGCCAGCATGTTTCAGaaagacctgattcctttaaaccTATGAAATCATTCAAAGCTTCTAAATCTTTTAAAACTTACAGTTCTTTTAAGTTGAATGCTAATGGTCCAAATAGAACACAATCAGATGCAACTCTGCTCGCGGAACTAGACCTTGAAGCTTTGATAAATCGGAAAAGAAAACCATCTTATGTGAGGATTGTAAGCAAGCAAATGGTTGGAGTTTTTCTTAGCGTATGGGTTCGTAGGAGCCTACGAAAGCATATACAGAATTTGAATGTGGATACAGTTGGTGTTGGCGTAATGGGCTTCATAGGTAACAAG GGATCAGTATCTGTGAGCATGTCTATATATCagactttcttttgctttatctGTTCTCACCTAACATCGGGTGAGAAGGaggcagatgcagtcaaaagaaaCACTGATGTCCATGAAATTCATCGACGAACACATTTCAATGCATTCTCTAGGATCGGACTTCCTAAGAGCATCCATGATCATGA GCGAATAATCTGGCTGGGAGATCTTAATTATCGTATTAATTTGTCGTATGAGAGAACAAGGGAGCTGATATCAAAAAAGGACTGGTGTCAGTTAATTGAGAGCGATCAG CTCAGCAAAGAGTTCAAGAAAGGTCGTGCATTTGATGGGTGGTCTGAAGGTACTTTAAACTTTCCGCCGACTTATAAATATGAAGTAAACTCAGAGAAGTATTGCGGAGAGGATCCAAAGGCCGGGAGACGTAATCCAGCATG GTGTGATCGAATTCTATCATTCGGGAAGGGGATAAGGCTACTGAGTTACGGGAGATCTGAACTTAAGTTTTCAGATCATCGACCTGTCTCTGCCACATATATGGTAGAGGTTGAGGTATTTAGCCCAAGGAAGTTGCAACGGGCCCTCACTTTTACTGATGCTGAAATTGAAAAGGAGGAAATGGTTACAGATATGGGAAGAGAGAGTGGAATGAGTCGATTCATTTCAGAGCAG GACGATTCTTATTGGATGCGCTAA
- the LOC107765631 gene encoding type IV inositol polyphosphate 5-phosphatase 3-like isoform X1 — MKLGSRQQHQTQRSWAEILCFGCTCLQLFWPRVVMRKWLNISAKDSDYSADPDSDSGSGSDPEQELCDWPRQSRLNDAKGSQVDINDALPRIRRRKSETFRAQYINTKEIKVCVGTWNVAGKFPSENLELDSWLDVNEPADIYVIGFQEVIPLNAGNIFGAEDSRPISVWEDIIRESLNKVPPVNKFKSFSDPPSPSRFKPSEDAPDIEEEIAFESDSGSEEEIFPINEESSDFVEIKNGRVTRDGTIVKNDVAVLNKTWSLNPINEEFERQFSSPRRLDRLYCFRPDEDEEEEAGESNAQFAKKLTKTISGTERIGLCWPERPLDLLGQHVSERPDSFKPMKSFKASKSFKTYSSFKLNANGPNRTQSDATLLAELDLEALINRKRKPSYVRIVSKQMVGVFLSVWVRRSLRKHIQNLNVDTVGVGVMGFIGNKGSVSVSMSIYQTFFCFICSHLTSGEKEADAVKRNTDVHEIHRRTHFNAFSRIGLPKSIHDHERIIWLGDLNYRINLSYERTRELISKKDWCQLIESDQLSKEFKKGRAFDGWSEGTLNFPPTYKYEVNSEKYCGEDPKAGRRNPAWYASTNIVSSRALLAVHFD; from the exons atgaaacTCGGCTCAAGGCAACAGCATCAAACTCAG AGAAGTTGGGCTGAAATATTGTGTTTCGGTTGCACGTGCCTACAGCTTTTTTGGCCGCGAGTGGTGATGCGCAAATGGCTCAATATTAGTGCTAAGGATTCCGATTATAGTGCTGACCCTGACTCTGATTCCGGCTCCGGCTCCGATCCCGAACAAG AACTCTGTGACTGGCCGAGGCAGTCGCGGTTGAACGATGCCAAAGGCAGCCAAGTTGATATCAACG ATGCTCTTCCCAGGATAAGAAGACGAAAGTCAGAAACATTTAGGGCACAGTACATTAACACGAAGGAAATTAA GGTATGCGTTGGCACATGGAATGTTGCTGGAAAATTTCCTTCAGAAAATCTTGAACTTGATAGCTGGTTGGATGTTAATGAGCCTGCTGACATCTATGTGATTGG ATTTCAGGAAGTTATACCATTAAATGCTGGCAATATCTTTGGTGCTGAAGATAGCCGCCCCATTTCAGTTTGGGAGGACATCATTCGCGAAAGTCTGAATAAAGTCCCACCAGTGAATAAGTTTAAATCCTTTAGTGATCCTCCTTCACCATCAAGGTTTAAGCCATCTGAAGATGCCCCTGATATAGAAGAAGAAATTGCCTTTGAATCTGACAGTGGTAGCGAGgaggaaatttttccaataaatgaaGAGTCCAGTGACTTTGTTGAAATCAAGAATGGACGAGTCACCAGGGATGGTACCATTGTGAAAAATGATGTAGCTGTTTTGAACAAAACTTGGAGTTTGAACCCAATcaatgaggagtttgaaaggcaATTTTCTTCTCCAAGGAGGCTAGACAGGCTATATTGCTTTAGACcagatgaggatgaagaagaagaagcaggagAATCAAATGCTCAGTTTGcaaaaaaattgacaaaaacaATTAGTGGGACAGAGAGAATTGGTCTTTGCTGGCCAGAGCGACCGTTGGATCTTTTGGGCCAGCATGTTTCAGaaagacctgattcctttaaaccTATGAAATCATTCAAAGCTTCTAAATCTTTTAAAACTTACAGTTCTTTTAAGTTGAATGCTAATGGTCCAAATAGAACACAATCAGATGCAACTCTGCTCGCGGAACTAGACCTTGAAGCTTTGATAAATCGGAAAAGAAAACCATCTTATGTGAGGATTGTAAGCAAGCAAATGGTTGGAGTTTTTCTTAGCGTATGGGTTCGTAGGAGCCTACGAAAGCATATACAGAATTTGAATGTGGATACAGTTGGTGTTGGCGTAATGGGCTTCATAGGTAACAAG GGATCAGTATCTGTGAGCATGTCTATATATCagactttcttttgctttatctGTTCTCACCTAACATCGGGTGAGAAGGaggcagatgcagtcaaaagaaaCACTGATGTCCATGAAATTCATCGACGAACACATTTCAATGCATTCTCTAGGATCGGACTTCCTAAGAGCATCCATGATCATGA GCGAATAATCTGGCTGGGAGATCTTAATTATCGTATTAATTTGTCGTATGAGAGAACAAGGGAGCTGATATCAAAAAAGGACTGGTGTCAGTTAATTGAGAGCGATCAG CTCAGCAAAGAGTTCAAGAAAGGTCGTGCATTTGATGGGTGGTCTGAAGGTACTTTAAACTTTCCGCCGACTTATAAATATGAAGTAAACTCAGAGAAGTATTGCGGAGAGGATCCAAAGGCCGGGAGACGTAATCCAGCATGGTATGCATCTACTAATATTGTTAGTTCAAGAGCTTTATTGGCTGTTCACTTCGATTAG
- the LOC107765631 gene encoding type IV inositol polyphosphate 5-phosphatase 3-like isoform X2, with protein MKLGSRQQHQTQLFWPRVVMRKWLNISAKDSDYSADPDSDSGSGSDPEQELCDWPRQSRLNDAKGSQVDINDALPRIRRRKSETFRAQYINTKEIKVCVGTWNVAGKFPSENLELDSWLDVNEPADIYVIGFQEVIPLNAGNIFGAEDSRPISVWEDIIRESLNKVPPVNKFKSFSDPPSPSRFKPSEDAPDIEEEIAFESDSGSEEEIFPINEESSDFVEIKNGRVTRDGTIVKNDVAVLNKTWSLNPINEEFERQFSSPRRLDRLYCFRPDEDEEEEAGESNAQFAKKLTKTISGTERIGLCWPERPLDLLGQHVSERPDSFKPMKSFKASKSFKTYSSFKLNANGPNRTQSDATLLAELDLEALINRKRKPSYVRIVSKQMVGVFLSVWVRRSLRKHIQNLNVDTVGVGVMGFIGNKGSVSVSMSIYQTFFCFICSHLTSGEKEADAVKRNTDVHEIHRRTHFNAFSRIGLPKSIHDHERIIWLGDLNYRINLSYERTRELISKKDWCQLIESDQLSKEFKKGRAFDGWSEGTLNFPPTYKYEVNSEKYCGEDPKAGRRNPAWYASTNIVSSRALLAVHFD; from the exons atgaaacTCGGCTCAAGGCAACAGCATCAAACTCAG CTTTTTTGGCCGCGAGTGGTGATGCGCAAATGGCTCAATATTAGTGCTAAGGATTCCGATTATAGTGCTGACCCTGACTCTGATTCCGGCTCCGGCTCCGATCCCGAACAAG AACTCTGTGACTGGCCGAGGCAGTCGCGGTTGAACGATGCCAAAGGCAGCCAAGTTGATATCAACG ATGCTCTTCCCAGGATAAGAAGACGAAAGTCAGAAACATTTAGGGCACAGTACATTAACACGAAGGAAATTAA GGTATGCGTTGGCACATGGAATGTTGCTGGAAAATTTCCTTCAGAAAATCTTGAACTTGATAGCTGGTTGGATGTTAATGAGCCTGCTGACATCTATGTGATTGG ATTTCAGGAAGTTATACCATTAAATGCTGGCAATATCTTTGGTGCTGAAGATAGCCGCCCCATTTCAGTTTGGGAGGACATCATTCGCGAAAGTCTGAATAAAGTCCCACCAGTGAATAAGTTTAAATCCTTTAGTGATCCTCCTTCACCATCAAGGTTTAAGCCATCTGAAGATGCCCCTGATATAGAAGAAGAAATTGCCTTTGAATCTGACAGTGGTAGCGAGgaggaaatttttccaataaatgaaGAGTCCAGTGACTTTGTTGAAATCAAGAATGGACGAGTCACCAGGGATGGTACCATTGTGAAAAATGATGTAGCTGTTTTGAACAAAACTTGGAGTTTGAACCCAATcaatgaggagtttgaaaggcaATTTTCTTCTCCAAGGAGGCTAGACAGGCTATATTGCTTTAGACcagatgaggatgaagaagaagaagcaggagAATCAAATGCTCAGTTTGcaaaaaaattgacaaaaacaATTAGTGGGACAGAGAGAATTGGTCTTTGCTGGCCAGAGCGACCGTTGGATCTTTTGGGCCAGCATGTTTCAGaaagacctgattcctttaaaccTATGAAATCATTCAAAGCTTCTAAATCTTTTAAAACTTACAGTTCTTTTAAGTTGAATGCTAATGGTCCAAATAGAACACAATCAGATGCAACTCTGCTCGCGGAACTAGACCTTGAAGCTTTGATAAATCGGAAAAGAAAACCATCTTATGTGAGGATTGTAAGCAAGCAAATGGTTGGAGTTTTTCTTAGCGTATGGGTTCGTAGGAGCCTACGAAAGCATATACAGAATTTGAATGTGGATACAGTTGGTGTTGGCGTAATGGGCTTCATAGGTAACAAG GGATCAGTATCTGTGAGCATGTCTATATATCagactttcttttgctttatctGTTCTCACCTAACATCGGGTGAGAAGGaggcagatgcagtcaaaagaaaCACTGATGTCCATGAAATTCATCGACGAACACATTTCAATGCATTCTCTAGGATCGGACTTCCTAAGAGCATCCATGATCATGA GCGAATAATCTGGCTGGGAGATCTTAATTATCGTATTAATTTGTCGTATGAGAGAACAAGGGAGCTGATATCAAAAAAGGACTGGTGTCAGTTAATTGAGAGCGATCAG CTCAGCAAAGAGTTCAAGAAAGGTCGTGCATTTGATGGGTGGTCTGAAGGTACTTTAAACTTTCCGCCGACTTATAAATATGAAGTAAACTCAGAGAAGTATTGCGGAGAGGATCCAAAGGCCGGGAGACGTAATCCAGCATGGTATGCATCTACTAATATTGTTAGTTCAAGAGCTTTATTGGCTGTTCACTTCGATTAG
- the LOC107809796 gene encoding signal peptidase complex subunit 2-like, producing MASTNQTPTKKNPKKANLLDHHSIKNLLDESVTEIVTSKGYPEDVRLSNVRLLIGTIIIAIALVAQFYKKEFPANRDFLIGCIVLYILFNVILQLIIHTKEKNAILFTYPPEGSFNSTGLIVSSKLPRFSDKYTLTVETADPKSISAKPKVEFTKSVTQWFTKDGVLVEGLFWKDVEALVNDYAKEHKKSK from the exons ATGGCTTCCACCAATCAAACACCCACAAAGAAAAACCCTAAGAAAGCCAATCTTTTAGATCATCACTCTATCAAGAACCTTCTCGATGAGTCAGTCACTGAG ATTGTGACAAGCAAAGGGTATCCAGAAGATGTGAGATTGAGTAATGTAAGGTTGTTGATTGGGACAATTATCATAGCAATTGCTCTTGTTGCTCAATTCTACAAAAAAGAGTTTCCTGCTAATCGTGATTTCCTCATTGGCTGCATTGTGTT GTATATCCTGTTCAACGTGATATTGCAGCTGATTATCCACACAAAGGAAAAGAATGCTATTTTGTTCACCTATCCTCCGGAA GGATCTTTTAACAGCACTGGCTTAATCGTCTCTTCGAAGCTGCCTAGGTTCTCTGATAAGTACACACTTACAGTAGAGACTGCTGATCCCAAGTCAATTTCTGCAAAGCCAAAAGTGGAATTTACCAAGAGCGTCACACAATG GTTTACCAAGGATGGAGTTCTTGTGGAGGGGCTATTCTGGAAAGATGTTGAAGCCTTAGTAAATGACTATGCTAAGGAACACAAAAAGAGCAAATAA
- the LOC107809798 gene encoding type IV inositol polyphosphate 5-phosphatase 3-like isoform X1: MKLGSRQQHQTQRSWAEILCFGCTCLQLFWPRVVMRKWLNISAKDSDYSADPDSDSGSGSDPEQELCDWPRQSRLNDAKGSQVDINDALPRIRRRKSETFRAQYINTKEIKVCVGTWNVAGKFPSENLELDSWLDVNEPADIYVIGFQEVIPLNAGNIFGAEDSRPISVWEDIIRESLNKVPPVNKFKSFSDPPSPSRFKPSEDAPDIEEEIAFESDSGSEEEIFPINEESSDFVEIKNGRVTRDGTIVKNDVAVLNKTWSLNPINEEFERQFSSPRRLDRLYCFRPDEDEEEEAGESNAQFAKKLTKTISGTERIGLCWPERPLDLLGQHVSERPDSFKPMKSFKASKSFKTYSSFKLNANGPNRTQSDATLLAELDLEALINRKRKPSYVRIVSKQMVGVFLSVWVRRSLRKHIQNLNVDTVGVGVMGFIGNKGSVSVSMSIYQTFFCFICSHLTSGEKEADAVKRNTDVHEIHRRTHFNAFSRIGLPKSIHDHERIIWLGDLNYRINLSYERTRELISKKDWCQLIESDQLSKEFKKGRAFDGWSEGTLNFPPTYKYEVNSEKYCGEDPKAGRRNPAWCDRILSFGKGIRLLSYGRSELKFSDHRPVSATYMVEVEVFSPRKLQRALTFTDAEIEKEEMVTDMGRESGMSRFISEQDDSYWMR, encoded by the exons atgaaacTCGGCTCAAGGCAACAGCATCAAACTCAG AGAAGTTGGGCTGAAATATTGTGTTTCGGTTGCACGTGCCTACAGCTTTTTTGGCCGCGAGTGGTGATGCGCAAATGGCTCAATATTAGTGCTAAGGATTCCGATTATAGTGCTGACCCTGACTCTGATTCCGGCTCCGGCTCCGATCCCGAACAAG AACTCTGTGACTGGCCGAGGCAGTCGCGGTTGAACGATGCCAAAGGCAGCCAAGTTGATATCAACG ATGCTCTTCCCAGGATAAGAAGACGAAAGTCAGAAACATTTAGGGCACAGTACATTAACACGAAGGAAATTAA GGTATGCGTTGGCACATGGAATGTTGCTGGAAAATTTCCTTCAGAAAATCTTGAACTTGATAGCTGGTTGGATGTTAATGAGCCTGCTGACATCTATGTGATTGG ATTTCAGGAAGTTATACCATTAAATGCTGGCAATATCTTTGGTGCTGAAGATAGCCGCCCCATTTCAGTTTGGGAGGACATCATTCGCGAAAGTCTGAATAAAGTCCCACCAGTGAATAAGTTTAAATCCTTTAGTGATCCTCCTTCACCATCAAGGTTTAAGCCATCTGAAGATGCCCCTGATATAGAAGAAGAAATTGCCTTTGAATCTGACAGTGGTAGCGAGgaggaaatttttccaataaatgaaGAGTCCAGTGACTTTGTTGAAATCAAGAATGGACGAGTCACCAGGGATGGTACCATTGTGAAAAATGATGTAGCTGTTTTGAACAAAACTTGGAGTTTGAACCCAATcaatgaggagtttgaaaggcaATTTTCTTCTCCAAGGAGGCTAGACAGGCTATATTGCTTTAGACcagatgaggatgaagaagaagaagcaggagAATCAAATGCTCAGTTTGcaaaaaaattgacaaaaacaATTAGTGGGACAGAGAGAATTGGTCTTTGCTGGCCAGAGCGACCGTTGGATCTTTTGGGCCAGCATGTTTCAGaaagacctgattcctttaaaccTATGAAATCATTCAAAGCTTCTAAATCTTTTAAAACTTACAGTTCTTTTAAGTTGAATGCTAATGGTCCAAATAGAACACAATCAGATGCAACTCTGCTCGCGGAACTAGACCTTGAAGCTTTGATAAATCGGAAAAGAAAACCATCTTATGTGAGGATTGTAAGCAAGCAAATGGTTGGAGTTTTTCTTAGCGTATGGGTTCGTAGGAGCCTACGAAAGCATATACAGAATTTGAATGTGGATACAGTTGGTGTTGGCGTAATGGGCTTCATAGGTAACAAG GGATCAGTATCTGTGAGCATGTCTATATATCagactttcttttgctttatctGTTCTCACCTAACATCGGGTGAGAAGGaggcagatgcagtcaaaagaaaCACTGATGTCCATGAAATTCATCGACGAACACATTTCAATGCATTCTCTAGGATCGGACTTCCTAAGAGCATCCATGATCATGA GCGAATAATCTGGCTGGGAGATCTTAATTATCGTATTAATTTGTCGTATGAGAGAACAAGGGAGCTGATATCAAAAAAGGACTGGTGTCAGTTAATTGAGAGCGATCAG CTCAGCAAAGAGTTCAAGAAAGGTCGTGCATTTGATGGGTGGTCTGAAGGTACTTTAAACTTTCCGCCGACTTATAAATATGAAGTAAACTCAGAGAAGTATTGCGGAGAGGATCCAAAGGCCGGGAGACGTAATCCAGCATG GTGTGATCGAATTCTATCATTCGGGAAGGGGATAAGGCTACTGAGTTACGGGAGATCTGAACTTAAGTTTTCAGATCATCGACCTGTCTCTGCCACATATATGGTAGAGGTTGAGGTATTTAGCCCAAGGAAGTTGCAACGGGCCCTCACTTTTACTGATGCTGAAATTGAAAAGGAGGAAATGGTTACAGATATGGGAAGAGAGAGTGGAATGAGTCGATTCATTTCAGAGCAG GACGATTCTTATTGGATGCGCTAA